The following proteins are co-located in the Cryptosporidium parvum Iowa II chromosome 6, whole genome shotgun sequence genome:
- a CDS encoding extacellular protein with a signal peptide, clostripain like caspase/hemoglobinase domain, notch domain and 2 EGF domains has protein sequence MKREITFVFLVTIKFIFDIQPISSFLYLPENYVNVDKYQNLQSSKVNSTITDIEEVNHNDNYNVDKTNNIRSEKKSHNNSKEEVVLSSIKKEEEPPKNKNDQLEFQYSKVCSTINKERIHEKRYWTHLIFIHADNNLESMSLVDLGEMTSPLQTQTADHLHLVVYIDRCKDFTNKDVSAPIISCPESGLTNPMIKQEQISQNFTGAYILYRWRLTQELRVQFRKKFVWIILEDLGEVDSNSPEILSNFISKGLDSFPSIYSALTLWNHGSAWSGFGDDHDNADGNGMFLGEMYRGIKEGIMNSKIGGKTGENFSFEFKFDILGFDACLMMQFDVLEVMNSLANYILASEDNEPGHGWNFRSLNPVTKKGSAEDEVQIFGPNKVQEYRIATPLEYASRIVYGYTLHSQSYPLTLSLINTEFYRIFRFNLYNLFTILYKCGGENISDLLKRTILNSKKIENCDISNLCSCYDMGDMLELLRSYLSQEFFLDNSIQELLALTLDSYYNMQIASVNIQECTDPDSELYGNCQGELFNNRDLNKKYALSNVYNKNSNILESRFTGVSIYYPDPDQQVLCRNEAVAKSLAKKYTKQTNYKWVQIISDILINKPGQLCNLELKYKGNHHFEEINSNFNSDSSYSDSIIKMNTTLLNIIPCKENSTNQILFTSRMDNQVISSQTLITYPINQSINNMVPILLIFPTRIKSNGIITTTYEHIGYEIYQIAKNNDNNKEEKIIHSNLTLITDMEKNHFTGHFLYYNNKYEIENDKNGAIIAYLVFNKTINGSKLLISTSEGMTEKKKEDGGYLVPIIYYLKVDTRRNKYFDEIYQQICDLYSKFSGYLNGLSYPLIGINILPKYDEISIKSRRIQLITLVQKEMIFEWNNKIELRERKYQSSKSLDNIGNKRVLIGRYSITSNGYDELSILGVNMDFGTKLKDYHLNEEFNQIYTGKECNTDWLEDGICDIFCINDSKDCDKVLDIGMKNKTMIDENKVQKKKMVPNFLESHSIHVECDNMDGRICWKNSKCLKSKMTINMNSSSHIMRNIFSDINNSQENGNNQPNQLINKVNNYCICDEGFQHQVIRLIDSKTGNIFFRHSCEDINECEEHNRQFQIEEKEQRQGDIYMGYNTNNAIYPTIERTREITSILNSPFSSIRRHIVTPSGLKRPCHPLALCINKEGSYSCVCKPGYYGDGKKSCIQENVCFDKSFQELVIGPETQIDFSRGIDEEQSEKSLFCPKGLQCIIQNTNIENNSESYGNIIDEKRKSINDYQEKSLLSLISNDLEDDKSYNHYCGCKKGYRISSLNQDLRCIDINECDEKNNGELINNCGEDSLCTNTIGSYICSCPIGWYGNGYICIPKGEKRDIALKVELSGFYERIMPMGYDNFINSFKQSIIQVLGINENGIEIVDMVLDHSLGVIRVITHFKSEMKINNSTNRILILKDEENTIEDLHLNLKKADEFITKLKNNTSDWYRKTYIGTSFGDMVNPNKIEMRKVKEREIKVWQGSISKLMNRIMSDKIYIFINSSPFGRIIVTLILITTVIWSIIGLLGIILIFKVYKDNKKEKMNKLILKSEEYGLEMEDYNINSSNVNIVNTIQQEKKENKELSEKK, from the coding sequence atgaaaagagAGATAACTTTTGTATTTTTGGTTACAATtaagtttatttttgatattcaACCAATTTCAAGTTTCCTGTATTTACCAGAAAATTATGTTAATGTGGacaaatatcaaaatttgcAAAGCTCAAAAGTGAATAGCACTATTACTGATATAGAGGAAGTTAATcataatgataattataatgtggataaaacaaataatattaggTCAGAAAAAAAGTCTCATAACAATTCAAAGGAAGAAGTAGTTTTGAgttcaataaaaaaagaagaagaaccacctaaaaataaaaatgatcaaTTAGAATTTCAATATAGTAAAGTTTGTTCAACTATAAATAAGGAAAGAATTCAtgaaaaaagatattggacgcatttaatatttattcatgCAGATAATAACTTGGAATCAATGTCTTTAGTGGACTTAGGAGAAATGACAAGTCCATTACAAACTCAAACAGCAGATCATCTTCACTTAGTAGTATACATTGACAGGTGCAAAGATTTTACAAACAAAGATGTTTCAGCTCCTATAATATCGTGCCCAGAAAGTGGATTAACAAATCCTATGATAAAACAGGAACAAATTTCACAAAATTTTACTGGAGCTTATATTCTATATAGATGGAGATTAACTCAAGAATTAAGGGTACAATTTAGGAAGAAATTTGTATGGATTATATTAGAAGATTTAGGAGAAgttgattcaaattcacCTGAAAtactttcaaattttatttcaaaaggTTTGGATTCATTTCCCTCAATATATTCGGCACTAACTCTTTGGAATCATGGTTCAGCATGGTCTGGTTTTGGTGATGATCATGACAATGCTGATGGAAATGGAATGTTTCTAGGTGAAATGTATAGAGGAATTAAAGAAGGAATTATGAATAGTAAAATTGGAGGAAAAACAGGAGAAAATTTCTCATTTGAGTTCAAATTTGATATACTTGGTTTTGATGCATGTTTAATGATGCAATTTGATGTATTAGAAGTTATGAATTCATTAgcaaattatatattagCTAGTGAAGATAATGAACCAGGACATGGTTGGAATTTTAGATCTTTAAATCCTGTAACTAAAAAAGGATCAGCTGAAGATGAAGTTCAAATTTTTGGACCTAATAAAGTTCAAGAGTATAGGATTGCAACTCCTTTAGAGTATGCTTCAAGAATTGTTTATGGATATACTCTTCATTCACAAAGTTATCCATTAACTTTATCGCTTATAAATACTGAGTTTTACAGAATTTTCAGATTTAATCTTTATAATCTATTTacaatattatataaatgtGGTGGAGAGAATATTAgtgatttattaaagagaaCAATcttaaattcaaagaaaattgaaaattgtGATATCTCGAACTTATGCAGTTGTTATGATATGGGAGATATGcttgaattattaagaaGTTATCTATCccaagaattttttttagataaTTCTATTCAAGAATTATTGGCATTAACTTTGGATTCATATTATAATATGCAGATTGCTAGTGttaatattcaagaatGTACTGATCCTGATAGTGAACTTTATGGTAATTGCCAAggagaattatttaataatagagatttgaataaaaagtaTGCTTTAAGTAAtgtttataataaaaattcgaATATATTAGAATCAAGGTTTACAGGGGTATCCATCTATTATCCAGATCCTGATCAACAAGTATTATGTAGAAATGAAGCAGTAGCAAAATCACTTGCAAAAAAATATACTAAACAAACAAATTATAAATGGGTTCAAATAATTAGTGACatattgattaataaacCAGGTCAATTATGTAATTTGGAGTTGAAGTATAAAGGTAATCatcattttgaagaaattaattctaatttcaATTCTGATTCCAGTTATTCAGATtctataataaaaatgaatacaACTCTACTAAATATAATTCCTTGTAAAGAAAATTCTAcaaatcaaattttattcACTTCAAGAATGGATAATCAAGTAATATCATCTCAGACTTTAATTACGTATCCAATAAATCAaagtataaataatatggtgccaattttattaatttttcctACCAGAATTAAATCTAATGGTATAATTACAACAACTTATGAACATATTGGATATgaaatatatcaaatagCAAagaataatgataataataaagaagagaaaattATCCATTCTAACTTAACTTTAATAACTGATATGGAAAAAAATCACTTTACTGgtcattttttatattataataataaatatgaaattgaaaatgataaaaatggAGCCATTATTGCATATCtagtatttaataaaactattaatggatctaaattattaatttcaacatCTGAAGGTATGACagagaagaaaaaagaagatgGAGGATATTTGGTACctattatatattatttaaaagtgGATACAAGAAGAAACAAATACTTTGATGAAATTTATCAGCAAATATGtgatttatattcaaaattttcagGCTATTTAAATGGCTTAAGTTATCCATTAATTggtattaatatattaccaaaatatgatgaaatttcaataaaatctAGAAGAATTCAATTGATTACCCTTGTACAAAAGGAAATGATTTTTGAatggaataataaaatagaattaagagaaagaaaatatcaATCTAGTAAAAGCTTGgataatattggaaataaaagAGTTCTAATTGGTAGATATTCAATAACATCTAATGGATATGATGAGTTATCTATATTAGGTGTAAATATGGATTTTGGAACTAAATTAAAGgattatcatttaaatgaagaatttaatcaaatttataCTGGAAAAGAATGTAATACTGATTGGTTAGAAGATGGTATATGTGatatattttgtattaatgATAGTAAGGATTGTGATAAAGTATTAGATATAGGAATGAAGAATAAAACAATgattgatgaaaataaagtacagaaaaagaaaatggtACCAAACTTTTTAGAAAGTCATTCAATACATGTTGAATGTGATAATATGGATGGAAGAATATGTTggaaaaattcaaaatgtttaaaatcaaaaatgactataaatatgaatagTTCTTCACATATTAtgagaaatatattttctgatataaataatagtCAGGAAAATGGTAATAATCAACcaaatcaattaataaataaagtaaataattattgtatTTGTGATGAAGGATTTCAACATCAAGTTATTAGATTAATTGATAGTAAAACtggaaatatatttttcagaCATAGTTGTGAGGATATTAATGAATGTGAAGAACATAATAGACAATTTCAAATAGAGGAGAAAGAACAAAGACAAGGGGATATTTATATGGGttataatacaaataatgcAATATATCCAACCATTGAAAGAACAAGAGAGATTACTagtattttaaattcaCCGTTTTCATCAATTAGAAGACATATAGTAACTCCTTCAGGTTTGAAGAGGCCATGTCATCCTCTTGCTTTATGTATAAATAAAGAGGGAAGTTATAGTTGTGTTTGTAAACCAGGATATTATGGTGATGGAAAAAAGAGTTGTATTCAGGAAAATGTTTGTTTTGACAAATCTTTTCAAGAATTGGTAATAGGTCCAGAGACTCAAATCGATTTTTCTAGAGGAATTGATGAAGAGCAATCAGAAAAAAGTCTATTTTGTCCAAAAGGATTACAATGCATTATTCAAAACActaatatagaaaataattctgaGAGTTatggaaatattattgatgaaaaaagaaaaagtattaatgattatcaagaaaaatctcttttatcattaatttcaaatgattTAGAAGATGATAAAAGTTATAATCATTATTGTGGATGTAAAAAAGGTTATagaatttcatcattaaatCAAGATTTAAGAtgtattgatattaatgaatgtgatgagaaaaataatggagagttaataaataattgtgGAGAAGATTCATTATGTACTAATACTATTGGATCATATATATGTTCATGCCCTATTGGATGGTATGGTAATGGTTATATATGTATTCCAAAAGGAGAGAAAAGAGATATTGCTTTAAAAGTCGAATTATCAGGATTTTATGAAAGAATTATGCCAATGGGTTatgataattttattaattcatttaaacAATCAATTATACAAGTCTTAggaataaatgaaaatggaaTTGAAATTGTGGATATGGTTTTGGATCATTCTTTAGGAGTAATAAGAGTAATCACACATTTTAAATCtgaaatgaaaataaataattcaacaaataGAATTCTAATACtaaaagatgaagaaaatactATAGAAGATTtacatttgaatttaaaaaaagcagatgaatttattacaaaattaaaaaacaaTACTTCAGATTGGTATAGAAAAACTTATATAGGGACAAGTTTTGGGGATATGGTAAATcctaataaaattgaaatgaGAAAAGTCAAGGAAAGAGAAATAAAAGTATGGCAAGGTTCAATAAgtaaattaatgaatagaATAATGTCAgataaaatttatatatttattaattcttccCCATTTGGAAGGATTATTgtaactttaatattaataacaacAGTAATATGGTCAATTATAGGATTACTTGgcataatattaatatttaaagtctataaagataataaaaaagagaaaatgaataaattaatacttAAAAGTGAAGAATATGGTTTAGAAATGGAggattataatataaatagttCAAATGTTAATATAGTTAATACAATTCAACAAGAAAAGAAGGAGAATAAGGAATTATcagagaaaaaataa
- a CDS encoding secreted pepsinogen like aspartyl protease having a signal peptide yields MGTISSIINYLLLLIAILNIKQTEKLTLINSSNKIINHINLLKNDEIFEVSGNLTNEDVYKWATSYRDYEQDSEHDHENDYDADIEDNIDDDDDDYDDDDHHHHRDRIHNNKYEDHNQYQNSLSLNKSKLIYSDSESFLINPKLKNIYDFSNNKQIYKTINVLNVNGEIIPYDVFITNITIPLFEVKNSLFVCRIRIGEPEQEFWPIIDTGSSNLWVIGEECNQSSCQKVKRYSKYISKSFKRISKYDNISVIFGTGKIYGKLILETLKFDNFQLNKHVIGIIEQVENTENSKIDIFDAIELEGVLGLGFTQMSSSKKLQLPLIERLQSQGLIQNNIFSIYINDYRIKPINNNDKLSKPCAILLLGGIDQNLFEEELHILPVIREHYWQVELESLYIGDTKYCCDYGSLAYEWENLENEHLYKKFGHYEDPPMDVYIYKTFNKSIDKTNRTPGYVIFDSGTSFYTLPNFEYNHFIKEYQPFGDCSQIHLDSKKIDPKIIQHFPNITYTFKDGFQLVIPPELYLTPNEQGKCKPGIMMIDVPGEYGHSYLLGSLFMRSYYTVYAKNIPKIGSAVGIAKAKHNKDTRKYIYSKLSSINETFVPPDDDEAELYWTQINGRLSENWKFPPILGNLFF; encoded by the coding sequence ATGGGTACCatttcatcaataattaattatttattactattaatagccattttgaatattaaacaaacagaaaaattaactttaataaattcctccaataaaattattaaccATATAAACTTATTgaaaaatgatgaaatttttgaagTTTCTGGTAACTTGACCAATGAAGATGTATATAAATGGGCAACATCTTATCGTGATTATGAACAAGATTCAGAACATGATCATGAAAATGACTATGATGCtgatattgaagataacattgatgatgatgatgatgattatgatgatgatgatcatcatcatcatcgtGATCGTATTCATAATAACAAATATGAAGATCATAACCAGTACCAAAACTCTCTTagtttaaataaatcaaaactTATATACTCAGACTCCGAATCTTTCCTAATTAACccaaaattaaagaatatttatgatttttcaaataataaacaaatttatAAAACCATTAATGTATTAAATGTGAATGGAGAAATTATACCATATGATGTTTTTATCACTAATATTACCATACCACTCTTTGAAGTGAAAAATTCACTTTTTGTATGTAGAATTAGAATTGGTGAACCTGAACAAGAATTTTGGCCTATTATTGATACTGGAAGCAGTAATCTTTGGGTTATTGGAGAAGAATGTAACCAATCAAGTTGTCAAAAAGTTAAAAGATATTcgaaatatatttcaaaatcatttaaaagaatttccaaatatgataatatttcagTAATTTTTGGTACTGGTAAAATTTATggtaaattaattcttgaaacacttaaatttgataatttcCAACTTAATAAACATgttattggaattattgAACAAGTGGAAAATACTGAAAATAGCAAAattgatatatttgatGCAATCGAACTTGAAGGTGTACTTGGACTTGGATTTACACAAATGtcttcttcaaaaaaaCTTCAACTACCTTTAATTGAAAGACTTCAAAGTCAAGGacttattcaaaataatatattttctatatatattaatgattataGAATTAAaccaattaataataatgataaacTTTCAAAACCTTGTGCTATTTTATTACTTGGTGGAATTGATCAAAATctatttgaagaagaacTTCATATTCTTCCAGTTATTAGAGAACATTATTGGCAAGTTGAATTAGAATCACTTTATATTGGAGATACAAAATATTGTTGTGACTATGGATCTCTTGCTTATGAATGGgaaaatcttgaaaatgaacatttatataaaaaatttggaCATTACGAAGATCCTCCAATGGATGtttatatttacaaaaCTTTCAATAAAAGTATTGATAAAACTAATAGAACTCCTGGATATGTTATTTTTGATTCCGGTACTTCTTTTTATACATTACccaattttgaatataatcattttattaaagaatatcaACCTTTTGGTGATTGTTCTCAAATTCATTTAGATTCTAAAAAGATTGATCCAAAAATCATTCAACATTTTCCTAATATTACTTATACTTTTAAAGATGGATTTCAACTTGTTATTCCACCTGAGCTTTATTTAACTCCAAATGAACAAGGAAAATGTAAACCTGGTATAATGATGATTGATGTACCAGGTGAATATGGACATTCATATTTACTTGGTTCATTATTTATGAGATCTTATTATACTGTTTATGCAAAAAATATCCCCAAGATTGGTTCAGCTGTTGGTATTGCCAAAGCTAAACATAATAAAGATAccagaaaatatatttatagtAAACTTTCTTCGATTAATGAAACATTTGTACCTcctgatgatgatgaagcTGAATTATATTGGACTCAAATTAATGGAAGATTGTCAGAAAATTGGAAATTTCCTCCAATTTTAGgtaatttattcttttaa